In Streptomyces sp. NBC_00433, a single genomic region encodes these proteins:
- a CDS encoding DUF4230 domain-containing protein gives MATQYAVSRMPWWARTVIGVVVLGLLFVLLGKANWLPGLPNPFAETTKDRSGPVLLKSIQDMNRFEGASGNFEVVVDLDKDAKYLPDVVRGKRTLYVGAGSVDAYVDLGTVKEGAVTVSDDRKSASLRLPHAALERTALDTKHSYVVSQSRGFFDRVGDFFGSDTGNVQQLNELAAQKIQDAAKQTELAARAETNTRTMLQQLLTSLGFTSIQVTFGPPPTATPTQSAGPSATKG, from the coding sequence ATGGCCACGCAGTACGCAGTAAGCCGGATGCCCTGGTGGGCCCGGACCGTTATCGGAGTCGTCGTCCTGGGGCTGCTGTTCGTCCTGTTGGGCAAGGCGAACTGGTTGCCCGGCCTGCCCAATCCGTTCGCGGAGACGACCAAGGACCGCAGCGGCCCGGTGCTCCTGAAGTCCATTCAGGACATGAACCGCTTCGAGGGCGCGAGTGGCAACTTCGAGGTCGTCGTGGACCTCGACAAGGACGCCAAATACCTGCCCGATGTCGTGCGCGGCAAGCGCACCCTCTACGTCGGGGCCGGCAGCGTCGACGCCTACGTCGACCTCGGCACCGTCAAGGAAGGCGCGGTGACGGTCTCCGACGACCGCAAGAGCGCCTCGCTGCGGCTGCCGCACGCGGCGCTGGAGCGGACCGCGCTGGACACCAAGCACTCCTACGTGGTCTCCCAGTCGCGCGGCTTCTTCGACCGGGTCGGCGACTTCTTCGGCAGCGACACCGGCAATGTGCAGCAGCTCAACGAGCTGGCCGCGCAGAAGATCCAGGACGCCGCCAAGCAGACCGAGCTGGCCGCCCGCGCCGAGACCAACACCCGGACGATGCTCCAGCAGCTGCTGACCTCGCTGGGCTTCACCTCGATCCAGGTGACCTTCGGCCCGCCGCCCACGGCGACCCCGACACAGTCGGCCGGCCCGTCGGCCACGAAGGGGTGA
- a CDS encoding LacI family DNA-binding transcriptional regulator: MSATIPQPSHDDQSGTAGEGTATLAEIARAAGVSAPTVSKVLNGRGDVAPATRSRVEDLLRRHGYQRRRGSMQPAPLLDLVFHELESSWAMEVIRGVERVAGQEGLSVVLSESAGRLSPGQTWVDGVLARRPTGVILVLSGLDPAQRAQLISRDIPFVVLDPAGDPGEDVPAIGATNWQGGLAATRHLLDLGHTRIGVLGGPAGMMCSRARIDGYRAALETAGVRYDPDLVISGNFHHEAGYTAGLELLRRPDRPTAVFTGNDLQALGLYEAARELGMSIPRDLSVVGFDDLPLATWISPPLTTVRQPLTEMAEAAARLVLDLSRGREPSTLRVDLATRLVERSSTAPPAAAAEGA, translated from the coding sequence ATGAGTGCCACGATTCCCCAGCCTTCGCACGATGACCAGTCGGGTACCGCCGGCGAGGGCACGGCGACGCTCGCCGAGATCGCCCGGGCCGCCGGGGTCTCGGCTCCGACTGTTTCGAAAGTGCTCAACGGCCGCGGCGACGTGGCCCCCGCCACCCGCAGCCGCGTCGAGGACCTGCTGCGCCGGCACGGCTACCAGCGCCGCCGCGGCAGCATGCAGCCCGCGCCGCTGCTCGACCTGGTCTTCCACGAGCTGGAGAGCTCCTGGGCGATGGAGGTGATCAGGGGCGTCGAGCGGGTGGCCGGGCAGGAGGGCCTCAGCGTGGTGCTCTCGGAGTCCGCGGGCCGCCTCAGCCCCGGCCAGACCTGGGTGGACGGGGTGCTCGCCCGCCGCCCGACCGGTGTGATCCTGGTGCTGTCCGGGCTCGACCCGGCGCAGCGCGCCCAGCTGATCAGCCGCGACATACCGTTCGTGGTGCTCGACCCGGCCGGCGACCCCGGCGAGGACGTGCCGGCGATCGGCGCGACCAACTGGCAGGGCGGCCTGGCCGCCACCCGCCACCTGCTGGACCTGGGCCACACCAGGATCGGCGTGCTCGGCGGCCCGGCCGGGATGATGTGCAGCCGGGCCAGGATCGACGGCTACCGCGCCGCGCTGGAGACCGCCGGGGTGCGCTACGACCCCGACCTCGTCATCTCGGGCAACTTCCACCACGAGGCCGGCTACACGGCGGGCCTGGAACTGCTGCGCCGACCGGACCGCCCCACCGCCGTCTTCACCGGCAACGACCTGCAGGCGCTCGGCCTCTACGAGGCGGCCCGCGAGCTGGGCATGTCGATCCCGCGCGACCTGAGCGTGGTCGGCTTCGACGACCTGCCGCTCGCCACCTGGATCAGCCCGCCGCTGACCACCGTGCGGCAGCCGCTGACGGAGATGGCCGAGGCGGCCGCCCGGCTGGTGCTCGACCTCAGCCGCGGCCGGGAGCCCAGCACCCTGCGGGTGGACCTGGCGACGCGCCTGGTGGAGCGCAGCAGCACGGCGCCGCCGGCCGCCGCGGCCGAGGGCGCGTGA
- the nirD gene encoding nitrite reductase small subunit NirD codes for MSDVTSPAPPLTGTVELRTADGWLAVCAADELLPGRGVAALLPDGRQAALFRDRAGRLYAIGNVDPFTGAGVLSHGLLGTLQDRAYVASPLLKQRFDLTDGHCLDDDSVAVASYPVRVSGP; via the coding sequence CGCTGACCGGGACGGTCGAACTGCGCACCGCGGACGGCTGGTTGGCGGTGTGCGCGGCCGACGAGCTGCTGCCGGGCCGCGGGGTGGCCGCGCTGCTGCCCGACGGGCGGCAGGCCGCCCTCTTCCGCGACCGGGCCGGGCGGCTCTACGCCATCGGCAATGTGGACCCCTTCACCGGTGCGGGGGTGCTCAGCCACGGGCTGCTCGGCACTCTCCAGGACCGCGCCTACGTCGCCTCGCCGCTGCTCAAGCAGCGCTTCGACCTGACGGACGGGCACTGCCTGGACGACGACTCGGTGGCGGTGGCCAGCTACCCGGTGCGGGTCTCCGGGCCGTGA